The Papilio machaon chromosome 3, ilPapMach1.1, whole genome shotgun sequence genome window below encodes:
- the LOC106707852 gene encoding uncharacterized protein LOC106707852 — protein sequence MKTFAFVALLALASATALPQTSEVESRRDVVEAVYDVINRIIKWIEDRGLDPYTLDYVEGQYEFPIPGLFTARGSVSDLSVVGASNIVVYDIGFSLISQKLTFDIGIPDITASLGLAEGEVSFLGRPAHRGLASGRLSIKNFRITGDVSVDISGDNVDISDLVVSARLGGIESGIHINIIGYDVSTYVNNFLSNTLPNLLQNNAEYVDKIIGEAIMYFLDRIL from the exons ATGAAGACTTTTGCCTTTGTCGCTCTGTTGGCCCTGGCCAGCGCCACCGCCTTGCCACAAACTTCTG aagtGGAATCGAGGAGAGACGTTGTGGAAGCTGTTTATGACGTTATTAATCGTATAATTAAATGGATAGAAGATCGTGGATTGGACCCTTATACTCTAGACTATGTTGAGGGACAATACGAATTTCCTATCCCTGG ATTATTTACAGCTCGCGGTTCCGTAAGCGACCTGTCCGTCGTTGGTGCAAGCAACATCGTTGTCTACGATATTGGTTTTTCCCTCATCAGCCAAAAGCTTACCTTTGACATTGGCATTCCTGATATCACCGCTTCCCTTG GTCTCGCAGAGGGAGAAGTTTCATTCCTTGGCCGTCCTGCCCACCGTGGTCTGGCATCGGGAAG GCTCTCCATTAAGAACTTCCGCATCACCGGTGACGTATCAGTCGACATTTCTGGAGACAACGTTGACATCAGCGACCTTGTTGTTTCTGCTCGTCTTGGTGGCATTGAG TCCGGTATTCACATCAACATCATCGGGTACGACGTGTCTACTTACGTCAACAACTTCCTCAGCAACACTCTCCCCAACCTGCTTCAAAACAATGCT